A window of Cucurbita pepo subsp. pepo cultivar mu-cu-16 chromosome LG06, ASM280686v2, whole genome shotgun sequence contains these coding sequences:
- the LOC111797216 gene encoding fatty-acid-binding protein 3, chloroplastic: protein MAVNAVNAVNPTPLRLPSAIPTGKWISNARVCLPRKPPTQSTSSFNKSFRSCSNFSLKPSSSSSLASVGNAGYVEEPSTNVKFSTSLTLPGCSTSLSLLGTGYREKVFAIIGVKVYAAGLYTNSSISNELNAWRGRSAAAIQEDSSLFNIIFQSPSEKSLQIVLVRDVDGKTFWDALDDAISPRIKAPTPVDESALSTFRSIFEGRSLKKGTFIFLTWLEPPKMLVSISVDGPPTGIEATIESNNVTSALFDVFFGDNPVSPTLKASVAAGLSAVLK, encoded by the exons ATGGCTGTAAATGCTGTAAATGCTGTAAATCCCACTCCATTACGCCTCCCATCAGCCATTCCCACTGGGAAATGGATTTCCAATGCCAGAGTTTGCCTCCCCAGAAAACCCCCAACTCAATCTACTTCCTCTTTCAACAAGAGCTTCAGATCTTGTTccaatttctctctcaaaccttcttcttcttcttcccttgcTTCAG TTGGAAATGCAGGATATGTGGAGGAaccttcaaccaatgtgaaatTTTCGACGTCCTTGACTCTACCGGGCTGCTCGACTTCGCTGTCGTTGCTCGGAACAG GTTACAGAGAGAAAGTTTTTGCAATCATTGGTGTTAAGGTCTATGCTGCAGGACTATACACCAATTCATCCATCTCAAACGAATTAAACGCTTGGAGGGGTCGATCGGCTGCTGCAATTCAGGAGGATTCTTCCTtgttcaatataatttttcagt CTCCTTCAGAAAAATCTTTACAGATTGTTCTCGTCCGAGATGTCGATGGCAAAACATTCTGGGACGCCTTGGACGATGCCATTTCTCCAAGAATCAAAGCACCAACACCGGTCGATGAATCTGCATTATCTACCTTTCGTAGCATCTTCGAGGGGCGGTCTCTTAAAAAAGGAACCTTTATATTCCTGACTTGGTTGGAACCTCCAAAGATGCTT GTTAGCATCTCAGTTGACGGCCCACCGACAGGAATAGAAGCTACAATCGAATCAAACAATGTGACTTCAGCTCTTTTCGATGTTTTTTTCGGGGACAATCCTGTTTCTCCTACTTTGAAGGCTTCTGTTGCAGCTGGATTGTCTGCAGTTTTGAAATAG
- the LOC111797440 gene encoding glucan endo-1,3-beta-D-glucosidase-like isoform X2: protein MAKAAALSFLFLLSFISGGDLLAVNGLVNETFPNQKTWCLPKPSSDQATLLGNINFACSKVDCKIIQEGGSCFDPDTLFNHASVAMSLYYNAEGADQWNCDFRGSGVIVITNPSYGNCIYP from the exons ATGGCGAAAGCGGCCGCTctctcctttttgtttctcctcTCGTTCATTTCAG GAGGAGATTTGCTTGCGGTAAATGGACTGGTGAACGAAACGTTTCCAAATCAG AAGACGTGGTGCCTCCCGAAGCCATCGTCGGATCAAGCGACGCTGTTAGGGAATATCAATTTCGCTTGTTCGAAGGTAGATTGCAAAATAATACAAGAAGGAGGCTCCTGCTTTGATCCTGATACTCTGTTCAACCATGCCTCTGTAGCTATGAGTCTGTACTACAATGCGGAAGGAGCCGATCAGTGGAACTGTGATTTCAGAGGCTCTGGTGTGATTGTCATCACTAATCCAA GTTATGGAAACTGCATTTACCCTTAA